A genome region from Thermomonospora amylolytica includes the following:
- a CDS encoding DNA/RNA non-specific endonuclease: protein MEPYEKEYEYQREQTARRVAERAASRHEREAALASPGGVATADTPERIRKRIDRLSRFHGDGDLLELDPQDPGPQLERIINTVDYVGVRYLDAGVAAARAVGRVNIRDDRGRLTGFGTGSLVSPVLLLTNHHVLPDADTARNSVIEFNYQDGIDGRPLQAIVHPLDPDRFYLADDERDFALVAVRAPAADLAAFGFNRLIETEGKVIVGEFVTIVQHPRGDKKQVALRENRIVDVPDAFLHYAADTEPGSSGSPVFNDQWEVVALHHASVRASGDGDLGAFINEGIRISRICAFLRQAELPAPQRALVDQMFAPERIEQTASVRPPATDAAPTVAQPPVQTPVQTPVIAESSTPMADGGVTVQVPLEITVRLAGTAPAPEVPEAISIDPDYTTREGYDPAFLAHPLPLPVPSPELAAVVSPELRYHHFSVVMHRRRRLALFTACNIDGKLSRRPRRESDRWILDPRLPATEQTGEAVYRDNDLDRGHLVRRLDPAWGTNNAQVKAANDDTFHFTNATPQHHAFNAGQTLWAGLEDYVLHNADNHDLTVSVLTGPVLAPDDDAYRGVQLPRQFWKIVAMVTESGGLSATGYLLSQAALLDELPTKEAFSYGAYRTFQVPVRRIASLTGLNVDPYIEGDPLERLETAPLPRELIRPEDLVL, encoded by the coding sequence ATGGAGCCCTACGAGAAGGAATACGAATACCAGCGCGAGCAGACCGCGCGGCGGGTGGCCGAACGGGCCGCCTCCCGGCACGAGCGGGAGGCGGCGCTGGCATCGCCCGGCGGCGTGGCCACCGCCGACACCCCGGAGCGCATCCGCAAGCGCATCGACCGGCTCAGCCGGTTCCACGGCGACGGCGACCTGCTGGAACTCGATCCGCAGGACCCCGGTCCGCAACTGGAGAGGATCATCAACACGGTCGACTACGTGGGCGTCCGCTACCTCGACGCGGGGGTGGCCGCGGCACGCGCCGTGGGGCGGGTCAACATCCGCGACGACCGGGGGCGGCTGACCGGTTTCGGCACCGGGTCGCTGGTGTCCCCGGTGCTGCTGCTGACCAACCACCACGTGCTGCCCGACGCCGACACCGCCCGCAACAGCGTGATCGAGTTCAACTACCAGGACGGGATCGACGGCAGGCCGCTGCAGGCCATCGTGCATCCGCTCGACCCGGACCGGTTCTACCTCGCCGACGACGAGCGCGACTTCGCGCTGGTCGCGGTCAGAGCGCCGGCGGCCGACCTGGCGGCGTTCGGGTTCAACCGGCTGATCGAGACCGAGGGCAAGGTGATCGTCGGGGAGTTCGTCACGATCGTCCAGCACCCTCGCGGCGACAAGAAGCAGGTGGCGCTCCGCGAGAACCGGATCGTCGACGTCCCGGACGCCTTCCTGCACTACGCGGCCGACACCGAACCGGGCTCGTCCGGCTCACCGGTGTTCAACGACCAGTGGGAGGTCGTCGCGCTCCACCATGCCAGCGTGCGCGCGTCCGGCGACGGCGACCTCGGCGCGTTCATCAACGAGGGGATCCGCATCAGCCGGATCTGCGCGTTCCTGCGTCAGGCGGAACTGCCCGCCCCGCAACGCGCGCTCGTCGACCAGATGTTCGCCCCCGAACGGATCGAGCAGACCGCATCCGTCCGGCCCCCGGCCACGGACGCGGCCCCCACGGTCGCGCAGCCGCCCGTGCAGACGCCCGTCCAGACGCCCGTCATCGCGGAAAGCTCGACGCCCATGGCGGACGGCGGGGTCACCGTCCAGGTCCCGCTGGAGATCACCGTCCGGCTCGCCGGCACGGCGCCCGCACCGGAGGTGCCCGAGGCGATCTCCATCGACCCCGACTACACCACCCGTGAGGGCTACGACCCGGCGTTCCTGGCCCACCCGCTGCCGCTGCCCGTGCCGTCGCCCGAACTGGCCGCGGTCGTCTCCCCCGAGCTGCGCTATCACCACTTCAGCGTCGTCATGCACCGCCGGCGGAGGCTCGCGCTGTTCACCGCCTGCAACATCGACGGGAAGCTCTCCCGGCGGCCGCGGCGGGAGAGCGACCGCTGGATCCTCGACCCCCGCCTGCCGGCCACGGAACAGACGGGCGAGGCCGTCTACCGCGACAACGACCTGGACCGCGGGCACCTGGTGCGCCGTCTCGACCCCGCCTGGGGCACCAACAACGCCCAGGTCAAAGCCGCCAACGACGACACCTTCCACTTCACCAACGCCACCCCGCAGCACCACGCCTTCAACGCGGGCCAGACGCTGTGGGCCGGGCTGGAGGACTATGTCCTGCACAACGCCGACAACCACGACCTGACCGTCAGCGTGCTCACCGGGCCGGTCCTGGCCCCCGACGACGACGCCTACCGCGGCGTCCAGCTGCCGCGCCAGTTCTGGAAGATCGTCGCGATGGTCACCGAGTCCGGCGGCCTGTCGGCGACCGGTTATCTGCTCAGCCAGGCGGCCCTGCTCGACGAACTGCCCACCAAGGAGGCCTTCTCCTACGGCGCCTACCGGACGTTCCAGGTGCCCGTCCGGCGCATCGCATCCCTCACCGGCCTGAACGTCGACCCCTACATCGAGGGCGATCCGCTCGAACGGCTGGAGACCGCACCGCTGCCCCGTGAACTCATCCGTCCCGAAGACCTGGTGCTCTGA
- a CDS encoding DUF1326 domain-containing protein, with protein MTRTAAIPQWHVAGDWFDACKCDIPCPCTFAQAPTYGDCDGVLAWHIREGRFGDVVLDGLNVLMIGSFVGNVWEGAHSEPYAAVFMDERADEAQREALQMIFGGQAGGWPGQFVAMFHPEMRGLEFAPVRISVDDDLAAWGAEVPGRVEARAEALSGPVTPEGARVQSTNLPGCETGPGQVATWGRALSYRVDAFGFDIAREGRSSKHITFDWSGPG; from the coding sequence ATACCGCAGTGGCACGTCGCCGGAGACTGGTTCGACGCCTGCAAGTGCGACATCCCCTGTCCGTGCACGTTCGCGCAGGCTCCCACGTACGGCGACTGTGACGGCGTCCTGGCATGGCACATCCGCGAGGGGCGTTTCGGGGACGTGGTCCTGGACGGCCTGAACGTCCTGATGATCGGGTCGTTCGTGGGGAACGTGTGGGAGGGCGCGCACTCCGAGCCCTACGCCGCCGTGTTCATGGACGAACGGGCCGACGAGGCGCAGCGCGAGGCCCTGCAGATGATCTTCGGCGGGCAGGCCGGCGGATGGCCCGGCCAGTTCGTGGCCATGTTCCATCCGGAGATGCGGGGGCTGGAGTTCGCGCCGGTCCGGATCTCGGTCGACGACGACCTGGCCGCCTGGGGCGCCGAGGTCCCCGGCCGAGTCGAGGCGAGGGCCGAGGCCCTGTCCGGGCCGGTCACACCGGAGGGCGCCCGGGTGCAGAGCACCAACCTCCCCGGTTGCGAGACCGGGCCGGGCCAGGTCGCCACCTGGGGCCGCGCGCTGTCCTACCGCGTCGACGCCTTCGGGTTCGACATCGCGCGGGAGGGGCGGTCCAGCAAGCACATCACGTTCGACTGGAGCGGACCCGGATGA
- a CDS encoding DUF305 domain-containing protein gives MSRARGLGRILSALAFMVIGAGAVMLLPGGPAPTAARVPSGAAVDIGFSQDMIAHHQQAVTMAQTARGRVSPPVARLATAIELDQIKEIGHMQGWLALWNAPQTPSGPPMTWMNADHPGHHRTIGATMPGMASQQEIDRLGQVTGEDADVLFLRLMIRHHQGGLIMTTAAARNAAHPQVRALATHMTAEQHKEIATMTGLLAALGHRPPPSPVQE, from the coding sequence ATGAGCCGGGCCCGCGGCCTCGGCCGGATCCTGTCGGCCCTGGCGTTCATGGTGATCGGGGCGGGCGCGGTGATGCTGCTGCCCGGCGGGCCCGCGCCCACCGCGGCGCGGGTCCCCTCGGGGGCCGCGGTGGACATCGGCTTCAGCCAGGACATGATCGCCCACCACCAGCAGGCCGTCACCATGGCCCAGACGGCGCGCGGCCGGGTGAGCCCGCCCGTGGCCCGGCTCGCCACCGCGATCGAACTCGACCAGATCAAGGAGATCGGCCACATGCAGGGCTGGCTCGCCCTCTGGAACGCCCCCCAGACACCCTCCGGTCCCCCGATGACCTGGATGAACGCCGACCATCCCGGCCACCACCGGACCATCGGCGCCACCATGCCGGGAATGGCCTCCCAGCAGGAGATCGACCGCCTGGGCCAGGTCACCGGCGAGGACGCGGACGTGCTGTTCCTGCGGCTCATGATCCGCCACCACCAGGGCGGCCTGATCATGACCACCGCCGCCGCCCGGAACGCCGCGCACCCCCAGGTGCGCGCCCTCGCCACCCACATGACCGCCGAGCAGCACAAGGAGATCGCCACCATGACCGGCCTGCTCGCCGCTCTCGGCCACCGGCCCCCGCCCTCTCCCGTCCAGGAGTGA
- a CDS encoding Vgb family protein, with product MFHVHPRPQTAPLSVAAGKTSPLKPIDELVGTDASTGLDTMFIRVVKTGTGCAPSGAPDPGIKLKAGDGDPVEVPRFPETASIFNGPGGTGTAVADVTMQAEPEDVYLVRVFVFTRGSPWKIQLVNHDQTSTHAFTWVVADNELETRQPWIDAPANLTFDVEIGQTVTRRARIANLGTGTLTITDKQGTQPAPGFTLTTIPADTRPNACGDLEVTFTGPDTPGTTSVDYTVTGNDTTAQPTAGHNRQITLTAITRRLAPGTIVVTAKAGEPDTDTGIPSGRVLRVDPATGRQTEMSHGGLIPHPDAGVALEADGTILVGGNGEGAAGRPPGKIIRVDPATGEQAVVAAGLPPLDDLAIDADGTIAVLHGSDASTDRGILRVDPATGAQSVLTVGGVISGGTCTFDADRALLVAGVGGFSGLTQLVRVDPVDGKQTFLVSLEEPIFPTGVAVERAGGILVAVRSFDVEGGVIRIDPGTGAKRDLSRGGNLREPGGIAVEASGTILVCDATAFNEGGVIRVDPVSGEQTKVSAGGVLRNVLGIAVVPADRHR from the coding sequence ATGTTCCACGTTCATCCCAGACCGCAGACCGCCCCGCTGAGCGTCGCGGCGGGTAAGACGAGCCCGTTGAAGCCGATCGATGAACTGGTCGGAACGGACGCCTCCACGGGACTGGACACCATGTTCATCCGGGTGGTCAAGACCGGCACCGGATGCGCCCCCTCCGGTGCCCCCGACCCCGGCATCAAGCTGAAGGCGGGCGACGGAGACCCGGTGGAGGTGCCTCGTTTTCCCGAAACCGCGTCGATCTTCAACGGACCGGGCGGGACCGGCACCGCGGTCGCCGACGTGACGATGCAGGCCGAACCCGAGGACGTGTACCTGGTCCGGGTCTTCGTCTTCACCCGCGGCAGCCCATGGAAGATCCAACTGGTCAACCACGACCAGACGAGCACGCATGCCTTCACCTGGGTCGTCGCCGACAACGAGCTCGAAACCCGCCAACCCTGGATCGACGCACCGGCGAACCTCACCTTCGACGTGGAGATCGGGCAGACGGTCACCCGACGCGCCCGGATCGCCAACCTCGGCACCGGAACGCTCACCATCACGGACAAGCAAGGAACCCAGCCGGCGCCGGGCTTCACCCTCACCACGATCCCCGCGGACACCAGACCCAACGCCTGCGGAGATCTCGAGGTGACCTTCACCGGCCCGGACACCCCCGGTACCACCAGCGTCGATTACACGGTCACCGGCAACGACACCACCGCACAACCCACCGCCGGGCACAACCGGCAGATCACCCTCACCGCCATCACCCGCAGGCTGGCTCCCGGCACGATCGTCGTCACCGCCAAGGCAGGCGAACCGGACACCGATACAGGGATCCCCTCCGGCAGAGTGCTGCGAGTGGACCCGGCCACCGGAAGGCAGACGGAGATGTCCCACGGCGGTCTCATCCCGCACCCCGACGCGGGGGTGGCCCTCGAGGCCGACGGGACGATCCTGGTCGGGGGCAACGGCGAGGGCGCCGCCGGCCGCCCGCCGGGCAAGATCATCAGGGTGGATCCGGCGACCGGCGAGCAGGCCGTCGTGGCCGCCGGCCTCCCACCGCTGGACGACCTGGCCATCGACGCCGACGGCACGATCGCGGTCCTGCACGGCAGCGACGCCTCCACGGACCGCGGGATACTCCGGGTGGACCCCGCCACCGGTGCGCAGTCCGTGCTGACCGTCGGCGGCGTGATCTCCGGGGGAACATGCACGTTCGACGCCGACCGCGCGCTCCTGGTCGCGGGAGTGGGCGGATTCTCCGGACTCACCCAACTCGTGCGGGTCGATCCGGTCGACGGAAAGCAGACCTTTCTCGTCTCCCTGGAGGAGCCGATCTTCCCGACGGGAGTGGCGGTGGAGCGCGCCGGCGGCATTCTGGTGGCCGTCCGTTCCTTCGACGTCGAAGGCGGGGTGATCCGGATCGACCCGGGCACCGGAGCGAAGCGCGACCTGTCCCGTGGGGGGAACCTCCGCGAACCGGGCGGGATCGCCGTCGAGGCGAGCGGCACGATCCTGGTCTGCGACGCCACCGCCTTCAACGAAGGCGGGGTGATCCGCGTCGATCCCGTGAGCGGGGAGCAGACGAAGGTGAGCGCCGGCGGCGTGCTCCGCAACGTTCTCGGAATCGCGGTCGTACCGGCGGACCGCCATCGCTGA
- a CDS encoding MsnO8 family LLM class oxidoreductase, whose translation MLDRSRIRRGRRAEEAVRDTVVFARQAEELGFHRFWVAEHHSVPGVAGSAPTVLAAAVAAATSRIRVGTGGVMLPNHPPLVVAEQFGVLEALFPGRIDMGLGRSVGFTSGVRRALGHGKEDADRFGERLAELLGYFRGDQRAHPGVHAWPGEGLAVSPFLLATGAGADIAADFGLPLVIAAAFGEDRMLAAIDRYRARFRPSLWRARPYVVVSGTVAVAETTQAARRLLVPEAWATAYSRTRGDFPPLSPAEEVLSMEMTAKERALFEEAMQGHIHGTEDEVAGALEKLIDRSGADEILVHTSTFDRAEMLDSHRRLARLAGLSRSG comes from the coding sequence GTGCTGGACCGTTCCCGGATCCGGCGGGGGCGGCGGGCGGAGGAGGCCGTGCGGGACACGGTGGTGTTCGCGCGGCAGGCCGAGGAACTGGGGTTCCACCGGTTCTGGGTGGCCGAGCACCACAGCGTGCCCGGGGTGGCGGGGTCCGCGCCGACGGTGCTGGCGGCGGCCGTCGCGGCGGCGACGTCCCGGATCCGGGTCGGGACGGGCGGGGTGATGCTGCCCAACCATCCGCCGTTGGTGGTCGCCGAGCAGTTCGGGGTCCTGGAGGCGCTGTTCCCGGGGCGGATCGACATGGGACTGGGGCGTTCGGTGGGCTTCACCTCGGGGGTCCGGCGGGCCTTGGGGCACGGCAAGGAGGACGCCGACCGGTTCGGCGAGCGGCTGGCCGAACTGCTGGGGTACTTCCGGGGCGATCAGCGGGCGCATCCGGGGGTCCACGCGTGGCCGGGGGAGGGGCTGGCGGTGTCACCGTTCCTCCTGGCCACCGGGGCGGGGGCGGACATCGCGGCGGACTTCGGGCTGCCCCTGGTGATCGCGGCCGCGTTCGGTGAGGACCGGATGCTGGCGGCCATCGACCGGTACCGTGCGCGGTTCCGGCCGTCGCTGTGGAGGGCGCGGCCCTACGTGGTGGTGTCGGGAACGGTGGCGGTGGCGGAGACCACGCAGGCGGCGCGGCGGCTGCTGGTGCCGGAGGCGTGGGCGACGGCGTACTCCCGTACAAGGGGCGACTTCCCGCCGCTGTCGCCGGCCGAGGAGGTGCTGTCGATGGAGATGACCGCCAAGGAACGCGCCCTGTTCGAGGAGGCGATGCAGGGCCACATCCACGGCACCGAGGACGAGGTCGCCGGGGCCTTGGAGAAGCTGATCGACCGCAGCGGCGCCGACGAGATCCTGGTCCACACCAGCACGTTCGACCGCGCGGAGATGCTCGACTCCCACCGCAGGCTGGCCCGGCTGGCCGGACTGTCCCGGTCGGGCTGA
- a CDS encoding DUF2182 domain-containing protein — protein sequence MRTAAGPARPRRPPAHELVFVAVLLALSAAAWLMAHRLAAPDMRVGILTGAAQGHRSAHDMAPMPMEHAMGAGVFLGVWLVMTAAMMLPAVTPVIVRLDRLVRRRGDPGVVVYALVTGYLAVWAAAGVAAYGVFLGFQEAVTAGDPMTAARVGAAVPLVAGVYQLTPLKRVCLRRCRSPLAVLVRHGERIVGSRTGALRVGVHHGAFCLGCCWALMVLLLAAGMMSLVWMGAIAAVVLAEKALPHGETLSRLFGAGLIALGVLLIAVPGLAPALA from the coding sequence ATGAGAACGGCGGCCGGCCCCGCCCGCCCGCGGAGACCGCCGGCGCACGAACTCGTCTTCGTCGCCGTGCTCCTGGCCCTGTCGGCGGCCGCCTGGCTGATGGCGCACCGGCTGGCCGCACCGGACATGCGGGTGGGAATCCTCACCGGCGCCGCCCAGGGGCATCGCTCCGCCCACGACATGGCGCCGATGCCGATGGAGCACGCCATGGGCGCCGGCGTGTTCCTCGGCGTCTGGCTGGTGATGACGGCGGCGATGATGCTGCCCGCGGTGACCCCGGTGATCGTCCGGCTGGACCGGCTGGTGCGCCGGCGCGGCGACCCGGGCGTGGTGGTGTACGCGCTGGTGACCGGTTACCTCGCCGTCTGGGCCGCCGCGGGGGTGGCGGCGTACGGGGTCTTCCTCGGTTTCCAGGAGGCCGTGACGGCGGGCGACCCGATGACCGCCGCCCGGGTGGGCGCCGCGGTCCCGCTGGTGGCGGGCGTCTATCAGCTCACCCCGCTCAAACGCGTCTGCCTGCGGCGATGCCGGTCACCGCTGGCCGTCCTCGTGCGGCACGGGGAGCGGATCGTGGGCAGCCGCACCGGTGCGCTGCGGGTCGGCGTCCATCACGGCGCCTTCTGCCTGGGGTGCTGCTGGGCGCTGATGGTCCTCCTGCTCGCCGCCGGGATGATGAGCCTGGTCTGGATGGGAGCCATCGCCGCGGTGGTGCTCGCCGAGAAGGCCCTTCCGCACGGCGAGACGCTGAGCCGCCTGTTCGGCGCCGGGCTGATCGCCCTGGGCGTCCTCCTCATCGCCGTCCCCGGCCTGGCCCCCGCCCTGGCCTGA
- a CDS encoding LVIVD repeat-containing protein: MSPLIRWTMPIAADEAATSERDPQQSRRAGMRAVGIVVVAAVAVSLTAGGAGRAAVSAPVDTRVPRAHCGPGSAPETGLQGQVPLQDRRNGRSRRGYWCNLELVSRYQGQGQGTVGASYGKCQYLGTILPSAVTARNKGVNVIDMSDPERPKLTDSLVSPATLGGTWETLKVHEGRGLLAAVSVGLVSGGFFVSVYDVKTDCRRPRLLNGINGTRLTMPGLFPGHEAGWSPDGRTYWTTGTVGGTIAALDMTDPRKPRVIYNGITGIANHGVGVSHDGDRIYVADLPAGFITFDATDVQRRKPHPRLRRISETTWSDGLVTQHLVPFTDRGRPYLLAVDELGSGGVRILDLSDERRPVTVRQLKLEINRPEHVALRGADTARNGIFGYDSHYCTLDWLTDPTALACGWTQSGIRVFDIRDLHRPREIAYFNPPAQVGERSRLVNSAHAFIPFGTSFTDILENHPDKPPLYFGETDMTADWCMSPPRFDGDRLWVSCDDNGALLLRFTNGAYPLR; encoded by the coding sequence ATGAGCCCTCTGATCCGGTGGACCATGCCGATCGCCGCCGATGAGGCGGCCACGAGCGAGCGAGATCCTCAGCAGAGCCGGCGGGCGGGAATGCGGGCGGTCGGGATAGTGGTCGTGGCCGCGGTCGCCGTGTCGCTGACGGCCGGTGGAGCCGGGCGGGCCGCGGTGAGCGCACCGGTGGACACGAGGGTGCCGCGGGCGCACTGCGGGCCGGGGTCGGCTCCGGAAACGGGCCTGCAGGGCCAGGTCCCGTTGCAGGATCGCCGGAACGGCCGCAGCCGGCGGGGCTACTGGTGCAACCTGGAGCTGGTCAGCCGCTACCAGGGGCAGGGACAGGGCACGGTCGGCGCGTCGTACGGCAAATGCCAGTACCTGGGCACGATCCTGCCGAGCGCGGTGACCGCCAGGAACAAGGGCGTCAACGTCATCGACATGTCCGACCCCGAGCGGCCGAAGCTGACCGACTCGCTGGTCAGCCCGGCCACGCTCGGCGGCACCTGGGAGACGCTCAAGGTCCACGAGGGCCGCGGGCTGCTGGCGGCGGTCTCGGTCGGCCTGGTGAGCGGCGGGTTCTTCGTCTCCGTGTACGACGTCAAGACCGACTGCCGCCGTCCCCGGCTGCTCAACGGGATCAACGGCACCAGGCTGACGATGCCGGGCCTGTTCCCCGGTCACGAGGCGGGCTGGTCGCCCGACGGGCGCACCTACTGGACGACCGGGACGGTGGGCGGCACCATCGCCGCGCTCGACATGACCGACCCGCGCAAACCCCGGGTGATCTACAACGGCATCACCGGCATCGCCAACCACGGCGTCGGGGTGAGCCATGACGGCGACCGGATCTATGTCGCCGATCTTCCGGCCGGCTTCATCACCTTCGACGCCACCGACGTCCAGCGCCGCAAGCCGCACCCGCGGCTGCGCCGCATCTCGGAGACCACCTGGTCCGACGGGCTGGTCACCCAGCACCTCGTCCCGTTCACCGACCGGGGCCGCCCCTACCTGCTGGCCGTCGACGAGCTGGGCTCGGGCGGGGTACGGATCCTGGACCTCTCCGACGAGCGGCGGCCGGTGACCGTACGGCAGCTCAAGCTGGAGATCAACCGGCCCGAGCACGTGGCGCTGCGCGGGGCCGACACCGCCAGGAACGGCATCTTCGGCTACGACTCCCACTACTGCACCCTGGACTGGCTCACCGACCCCACCGCCCTGGCCTGCGGCTGGACCCAGTCGGGGATCCGGGTGTTCGACATCCGCGACCTGCACCGGCCCCGGGAGATCGCCTACTTCAACCCGCCCGCCCAGGTCGGCGAGCGCTCGCGGCTGGTCAACTCGGCGCACGCCTTCATCCCGTTCGGCACGTCGTTCACCGACATCCTGGAGAACCACCCCGACAAGCCGCCGCTGTACTTCGGCGAGACGGACATGACCGCCGACTGGTGCATGTCGCCGCCGCGCTTCGACGGCGACAGGCTGTGGGTCTCCTGCGACGACAACGGCGCCCTGCTGCTGCGCTTCACCAACGGCGCCTACCCCCTGCGATGA